The Plasmodium sp. gorilla clade G2 genome assembly, chromosome: 6 genome has a segment encoding these proteins:
- a CDS encoding SNF2 helicase, putative: MRIRKTWCTLCRENFEEGDECIQCKQCKKKFHRECLQAEGLMDNDQLKDIKNYVCYQCINEDDDIPENEDRCKICREKSSNMILLLCDGCPNSYHVSCLGLAAEPESEKWYCPICKPDDHKNLDVRRMRKGFVLDNMNGEHVNSSTCYVCQRPGKLLGCDFCPNSFHPTCLPDLDFDNISDQWECPCCKNEDPLLNQGHKRWTKNEIQEIMKKRQRELGFWRSKIIKYRNRFLLAHRKDLQPFVNPRVFSNLTKTFKNDYFNTKSSSSSSNTYNNNNNKKSNKYDSDKYNSKKDVDMDSKEFNEFISSLEDEAHQNACKFIESVFLSVYYPNGRKIERRPLVDNVQLKPHQEDGVEWLLKSFLTGGAILADEMGLGKTIQTLCFLSYLKCNKIDGPHLIVVPLSTVGNWLREIHRFTPHLTCIKICGSKNERTHAKEDRLAEKGLYDLYVTTYETVKNEEEFFVETIPKWQCIVLDEAHRIKNQSGAIRHSMDRVVGNMRLLLTGTPLQNNSAELFTLINFMFPDIFKNSEIIEQAFMNASQNNKNKNNNNNNNAKDEKNNNNNDDDDGGGGNTGNNSSKVNVNIGNIDLKSAIKEEDLKSIRCLLDKIMLRRLKEQAITLPKKIFHDVWLPLGSLSAHWYKRLLDIRSMVEEKVSVKKLLGLVIKMRIICGHPKGIVSRPSQMEKLFAFFEEESEDIKEQVKNDAIKLKNISGEEHIESSSKLIFIDKLLCQLHYENCKYVKNYASSFEKHKKEVAAYNYHKLQEQNNSQKKKREHSGKFKKIEALENSPLFMEIYNKGRFDLKPTSEKEDMLKSFMHPVPVDNDCPYKKKRCIYDKVQEYVKNNSNIKHKGRSRLISDNKKNNNSDDDEGDDYNDDDDNEDDDNEDDENDEDDEVNYYNKRKDKKKKVISDDDDDDENSNDDNKSEDNNSDDNKNVSKNDNNGSDNDNNNNNINEDQNDDNIFNLHDSSKINNNIKEFLKSEKMEMSNNTDKINEDSTVGVTDKGDNKLDDFDMLKREEKEKHDGYIKEEGEEDEEEDMITHKNSTQLNIDNNNNNITDIKLQTDEKKVVVNIKNEINDNDESGEKLGEAKMHKVLIFTQFQLVLDELEEYCKYRCWKYMRLDGSTNKLIRELDIREFNLSDSIYFIYLISTRAGGLGINLTAANHVIMYDEDWNPFIDLQAIDRAHRIGQKREVNVWKLMTEWTVEERMAFRREQKLKLDKLVVQTQDDEDMLDNFEEKLSSDEIRKLMLHGKAAIQNMDVESTNNFPLEFFIERGRQKLPIINGVDLEREEKCAIEEEINKKDDDDDILVSKNDDEEDDDNSVDGKYNNNDDDNGIDIDEVMMDEAEELETRNNNNNNNNNMHDGTGGSGEMINGQFGSSNNQNNNTNNNNNNNDISLWRSVRERKKPQILYTPEYWGRKQEVKQIKHEYRCFICNNTKNHKAVVKDRNGNDIEIDYGDMINCFRCPKTYHKLCEGIKDENVKKTWTCSWHECCLCFRKSSQCGNLLIHCATCPTSFCYNCFPPDYVRYYVGEEYYHNLRQRGVNFTPQNWVCFLCSKCKAVEEQKKRRKMTKEERENEKQLQKELRSQLHDSKQEELEAKKRKRAQQLERDKFIIENRKRIDALDQQYEDQLRKAYENVFPNNFVKELVNRIEHAKMLKQKGIVEDNSNNKETNKKKSTTFLHTKLPSKLLVLCENCKLPCHANYKYPGKCCYPPELDKSYYMSNTSFSQMGRDGFEKRVSEGKNDSCLSHVNFQDKVADDSNDVKNITNMLDANKMSSPHKGSAKCEQNEGSTTPSRNDGIKKDIMITSTMNSNSKSNAGAMLNIKNTSTDSSNNNNNNNNSYYFNENKENSPCSNKNMSKKGTEYNKNDDQDYNLSGSKDKMKGVGTTLLSDGSMRFDKDTPENNMNDNNMNNNHNNNDKDSPQNNNNDNTSKNKTRKFLRAVCSKCGTVQLGKLAHFRKHCDKLTEEEKKEYDEKREKLKELINLLNKKKIKEEHTEEEYKNMSVFKFKSLYSNYQDKADDILEDCIRSMKWDILIADKKKIIKKEKEKENKKVYSKNDDDNKKNNMTSMSLKAKLTHFLSNQSLTINSDYSDTKDIIEIRSDLTDEMKEKLNDELSTISGKRKKCVVKNIKKVKKKKGNDDNNNDDENNNNNKSNNSSSKKKDDKDLKKLNLLINPFHEKLIKDTHNANFIRDSFNEDFLNKAKEFLRVTKSNLINNGNNNNNKNKKSSSNNKNINKTSSNTKNSSNTKSSSNTKSSSNTKNKNNKNNPNNSFLENATTAEDFLRGITTGNNNIFNLVSSSNPPFDKNKKLKDDEFEKSIIQNYLNKMKNSLKNSSQLDKNSIKEKLKELNYVNSRANSNSKNNMNNNNNNSNNNNNQHNITAQENSLRFAKEIFKNGAFDKNGNFKLYTNKGNLSNTNKDIVHLLKSNEQIENMNTNSGYSINDFNLDIFNIDKNIKCEDLEKKLLNLCASTNLMNKKNMQHDNNKKEDNKNYMLDSKNKNKQFLFKKDNTQQQETFLSNTPKSKKESSNSRKRMVEEVNVDYDIKKITNTSENSGPNKVQEYILYRRNSSSVIPNVGNNNDKNKNVRNDDDDDDEEEDDEDVDDDEDNNEDDNEEEDDEEDDKNQSSTYNNNKKKKTNNTSRNSSNNNSNKNKNNKSGNNIHQASNLLYQNLLNNPQNLLQHLNLEDVKNFLKAADRSNNDNVPEIN; this comes from the coding sequence ATGAGAATAAGAAAAACATGGTGTACGTTATGTCGTGAAAATTTCGAAGAGGGTGATGAATGTATTCAGTGTAAACAATGTAAGAAAAAGTTTCATAGAGAATGTTTACAAGCGGAAGGTTTAATGGATAATGATCAATTAAAAGACATAAAGAATTATGTATGTTATCAATGTAtaaatgaagatgatgatatACCAGAGAATGAAGATCGATGTAAAATATGTCGTGAGAAATCATCAAAtatgattttattattatgtgatGGATGTCCAAATAGTTACCATGTTAGTTGTTTAGGTTTAGCAGCAGAACCAGAATCCGAAAAATGGTATTGTCCTATATGTAAACCAGATGATCATAAAAATTTAGATGTAAGAAGAATGAGAAAAGGTTTTGTActtgataatatgaatggaGAACATGTAAATTCATCAACTTGTTATGTGTGTCAAAGACCTGGTAAATTATTAGGTTGTGATTTTTGTCCGAATTCATTTCATCCAACATGTTTACCAGATTTAgattttgataatatttcTGATCAGTGGGAATGTCCTTGTTGTAAGAATGAAGATCCTTTATTAAATCAAGGACATAAAAGGTGgacaaaaaatgaaatacaagaaattatgaaaaaaagacAAAGAGAATTAGGTTTCTGGAGatctaaaataataaaatatcgtAATCGGTTTTTATTAGCACATCGTAAAGATTTACAACCATTTGTAAATCCACGTGTATTCTCTAATTTAACTAAaacttttaaaaatgattattTCAATACAAaaagtagtagtagtagtagtaatacttataataataataataataaaaaatctaataaatatgatagtgataaatataattcaaaaaaagaTGTAGATATGGATTCTAAAGAATTCAAtgaatttatttcttctttagaAGATGAAGCTCATCAAAATGCATGTAAATTTATAGAATCCGTTTTCTTAAGTGTTTATTATCCAAATGGAAGAAAAATTGAAAGAAGACCACTTGTAGATAATGTTCAATTAAAACCACATCAAGAAGATGGAGTAGAATGGTTATTAAAATCATTTCTAACAGGAGGTGCAATATTAGCAGATGAAATGGGATTAGGAAAAACTATTCAAACATTAtgttttttatcatatttaaaatgtaataaaatagaTGGTCCTCATTTAATTGTCGTACCTTTATCAACAGTAGGAAATTGGTTAAGAGAAATTCATAGATTTACACCACATTTGACCTGTATTAAAATATGTGGTTCTAAAAATGAAAGAACACATGCAAAAGAAGATCGACTAGCTGAGAAAGgattatatgatttatatgtaaCTACCTACGAAACAGtcaaaaatgaagaagaatttTTTGTAGAAACTATACCTAAATGGCAATGTATAGTATTAGATGAGGCACATAGAATTAAAAACCAAAGTGGTGCAATCAGACATTCAATGGATAGAGTAGTAGGAAATATGAGATTATTATTAACAGGAACACCACTTCAAAATAATTCAGCAgaattatttacattaataaattttatgtttcctgatatatttaaaaattcagAAATAATAGAACAAGCATTTATGAATGCatcacaaaataataaaaacaaaaataataataataataataatgcaaaagatgaaaaaaataataataataatgatgatgatgatggtGGTGGTGGTAATACAGGTAATAATTCATCCAAggtaaatgtaaatattggAAATATAGATCTAAAATCAGctataaaagaagaagattTAAAATCAATACGTTGTTTATTAGATAAAATTATGTTGAGACGTTTAAAAGAACAAGCCATTACActtccaaaaaaaatatttcatgaTGTGTGGTTACCATTAGGTAGTTTATCTGCACATTGGTATAAAAGATTATTAGATATAAGATCTATGGTTGAAGAAAAAGTTAGtgtaaagaaattattagGTTTAGTTATAAAAATGAGAATTATATGTGGACATCCAAAAGGTATAGTAAGTAGACCATCTCAAATGGAAAAATTATTTGCATTTTTTGAAGAAGAAAGtgaagatataaaagaaCAAGTAAAAAATGATgccataaaattaaaaaatatatcaggTGAAGAACATATAGAATCTTCATCCAAGTTAATTTTTattgataaattattatgtcAATTACATTATGAAAATTgtaaatatgttaaaaattATGCATCAAGTTttgaaaaacataaaaaagaagTTGCTgcttataattatcataaattacaagaacaaaataattcacaaaaaaaaaaaagagaacaTTCTggaaaattcaaaaaaattgAAGCATTAGAAAATAGTCCCTTATTtatggaaatatataataagggAAGATTTGATTTAAAACCTACATCTGAAAAGGAGGACATGTTAAAAAGTTTTATGCATCCAGTTCCTGTCGATAATGATTGTCCTTATAAGAAAAAGAGATGTATATATGATAAGGTTCAAGAATATGTGAAGAATAATAGTAACATAAAACATAAGGGACGTTCTCGATTAATAtctgataataaaaagaataataatagtgatgatgatgaaggtgatgattataatgatgatgatgataatgaagatgacgataatgaagatgatgaaaatgatgaagaCGATGAGgtgaattattataataaaagaaaggataagaagaaaaaggtCATATCTGATGATgacgatgatgatgaaaattcAAATGACGACAATAAAagtgaagataataatagtgatgaTAACAAAAATGTTTCTAAAAATGATAACAATGGTagtgataatgataataataataataatataaatgaagatcAGAATGATGATAACATTTTCAATCTTCATGATAGTtccaaaataaataataatataaaagaatttttaAAGAGCGAAAAAATGGAAATGTCAAACAATacagataaaataaatgaagattCAACTGTAGGTGTTACTGATAAAGGAGATAACAAACTGGATGATTTTGATATGTTAAAgagagaagaaaaagaaaagcaTGATGGTTATATAAAGGAAGAGGGAGAAGAGGATGAAGAGGAAGATATGATAACCCATAAAAACAGTACACAattaaatatagataataataataataatataacagatataaaattacaaacagatgaaaaaaaagttgttgttaatataaaaaatgaaatcaatgataatgatgagaGTGGTGAAAAGTTAGGTGAAGCAAAAATGCATAAAGTATTAATATTTACCCAATTTCAATTAGTTTTAGATGAATTAGAAGAATATTGTAAATATAGATGTTGGAAATATATGAGATTAGATGGTTcaacaaataaattaattagaGAATTAGATATAAGAGAATTTAATTTAAGTgatagtatatattttatatatttaataagtaCTAGAGCAGGTGGTTTGGGTATTAATTTAACAGCAGCAAATCATGTTATAATGTATGATGAGGATTGGAATCCATTTATAGATTTACAAGCTATAGATAGAGCTCATCGTATAGGTCAAAAGAGAGAAGTAAATGTCTGGAAGTTAATGACAGAATGGACTGTTGAAGAAAGAATGGCATTTAGAAGAGAACAAAAATTGAAATTAGATAAATTGGTTGTACAGACTcaagatgatgaagatatgTTAGATAATtttgaagaaaaattatcatctgatgaaataagaaaattaatGTTACATGGTAAAGCAGCTATACAAAATATGGATGTTGAAAGTACAAATAATTTTCCTTTAGAATTTTTTATTGAGAGGGGTCGTCAAAAATTACCTATAATAAATGGTGTAGATTTAGAAAGAGAGGAAAAATGTGCAATAGAAGaggaaattaataaaaaagatgatgACGACGATATATTGGTTAGTAAGAATGATGATGAggaagatgatgataatagtGTTGAtggtaaatataataacaatgatgatgataatggtATAGATATTGATGAAGTTATGATGGATGAAGCAGAAGAATTAGAAACacgaaataataataataataataataataatatgcatGATGGAACTGGAGGAAGTGGTGAAATGATAAATGGCCAATTTGGTTCAAGCAACAACCAAAATAACAACaccaacaataataataataataatgatatttcTTTATGGAGATCGGTGAGAGAAAGAAAGAAAccacaaatattatatactccTGAATATTGGGGAAGAAAACAAGAAGTGAAACAAATCAAACATGAATATAGAtgttttatatgtaataatactAAGAATCATAAAGCTGTTGTTAAGGATAGGAATGGTAATGATATTGAAATAGATTATGGTGATATGATTAATTGTTTCAGATGTCCTAAAACATATCATAAATTATGTGAAGGaataaaagatgaaaatgTAAAGAAAACATGGACATGTAGTTGGCATGAATGTTGTTTATGCTTTCGTAAGTCATCACAGTGTggtaatttattaattcattgTGCTACTTGTCCCACAAGTTTTTGTTATAATTGCTTTCCTCCTGATTATGTAAGATATTATGTAGGTGAAGAATACTATCACAATTTAAGACAAAGGGGAGTTAATTTTACACCACAAAACTGGGTATGCTTTTTATGTTCTAAATGTAAAGCAGTAGAAGAACAGAAGAAGAGAAGAAAGATGACCAAAGAAGAAagagaaaatgaaaaacaaCTACAGAAAGAATTAAGAAGTCAATTACATGATAGTAAACAAGAAGAATTAGAAgctaagaaaagaaaaagagcACAACAATTAGAAAGagataaatttattatagaaAATAGGAAAAGAATTGATGCTTTAGATCAACAATATGAAGATCAATTAAGAAAAGCATATGAAAATGTATTCCCtaataattttgtaaaaGAATTAGTTAATAGAATTGAACATGCAAAAATGTTAAAACAAAAAGGTATTGTAGAAGATAacagtaataataaagagacgaataaaaaaaaatctacaACATTTTTACATACAAAATTACCAAGCAAATTATTAGTATTGTGTGAAAATTGTAAATTACCATGTCATgctaattataaatatcctGGTAAATGTTGTTATCCTCCTGAGTTAGACAAATCCTATTATATGTCTAATACATCTTTTAGTCAAATGGGAAGAGATGGGTTTGAAAAACGAGTAAGTGAAGGAAAGAATGATTCATGTTTGTCACATGTAAATTTTCAAGACAAGGTAGCAGATGATAGCAATgatgttaaaaatattactaaTATGTTAGATGCCAATAAAATGAGTAGTCCCCATAAGGGAAGTGCCAAGTGTGAGCAAAATGAGGGTTCTACAACACCTTCTAGAAATGatggaataaaaaaagatataatgaTCACATCAACAAtgaatagtaatagtaagtCTAATGCAGGTGCAatgttaaatataaaaaatacatcaACAGATAGTagcaacaataataataataataataatagttattattttaatgaaaataaagaaaattcaCCATgtagtaataaaaatatgtctAAAAAAGGAACAGAATATAACAAGAATGATGATCAAGATTATAATTTAAGTGGAAGTAAAGATAAAATGAAAGGTGTTGGTACAACATTATTATCTGATGGAAGTATGAGATTTGATAAGGATACAcctgaaaataatatgaatgataataatatgaataataaccataataataatgataaagatagtccacagaataataataatgataatacttctaaaaataaaacgaGAAAATTTTTAAGAGCTGTTTGTTCTAAATGTGGTACAGTTCAATTAGGTAAATTAGCTCATTTCAGAAAACATTGTGATAAATTAactgaagaagaaaaaaaagaatatgatgAGAAGAGAgagaaattaaaagaattaattaatttattaaataagaaaaaaataaaagaagaacataccgaagaagaatataaaaatatgtctgtttttaaatttaaaagttTATATAGTAATTATCAAGATAAAGCTGATGATATATTAGAAGATTGTATACGTTCAATGAAATGGGATATATTAATAgctgataaaaaaaaaataataaaaaaagaaaaagaaaaagaaaataaaaaagtttattcaaaaaatgatgatgataataaaaaaaataatatgaccAGTATGAGCTTAAAGGCAAAATTGACACATTTCTTATCAAATCAATCTTTAACTATAAATTCGGATTATTCAGATACAAAAGATATTATAGAAATAAGAAGTGATTTAACAGAtgaaatgaaagaaaaattaaatgatgaaTTATCTACTATAAgtggaaaaagaaaaaaatgtgtagtaaaaaatattaaaaaggttaaaaaaaaaaaaggtaatgatgataataataatgatgatgaaaataataataataataaaagtaataatagttcatccaaaaaaaaggatgataaagatttaaaaaaattaaatttactTATTAATCCATTTCATGAAAAGTTAATAAAAGATACACACAATGCAAATTTTATAAGAGATTCATTTAATGAAGATTTTTTGAATAAGGCAAAAGAATTTTTAAGAGTAACCAAAagtaatttaattaataacggtaataataataataataaaaataaaaaaagtagtagtaataataaaaatattaataaaactagtagtaatacaaaaaatagtAGTAACACAAAAAGTAGTAGTAACACAAAAAGTAGTagtaatacaaaaaataaaaataataaaaataatcctAATAATTCCTTTTTAGAAAATGCTACGACTGCAGAAGATTTTCTTAGAGGTATAACTAcaggtaataataatatttttaatcttGTTTCATCATCAAATCCTCcctttgataaaaataaaaaattaaaagatgatGAATTTGAAAAATCAATTATACAAAATTATctaaataaaatgaagaattctttaaaaaattcatCACAGTTAGATAAAAATAGTATAaaggaaaaattaaaagaattaaattatGTTAATTCTAGAGCAAATAGTAactcaaaaaataatatgaataataataataataatagtaataataataataatcagcATAATATTACTGCTCAGGAGAATAGCCTCCGATTTGCTaaagaaatttttaaaaatggtGCATTCGATAAGAATGGTAATTTTAAATTGTATACAAACAAAGGTAATTTAAGTAATACTAATAAAGATATTGTTCATCTTCTTAAAAGTAATGAGCAAATtgaaaatatgaatacaAACTCAGGATACTCAATTAACGATTTTAATCTTGATATATTCaatattgataaaaatattaaatgtgaagatcttgaaaaaaaattattaaatttatgcGCAAGTACCAATttaatgaacaaaaaaaatatgcaacatgataataataaaaaagaagataacaaaaattatatgttagatagcaaaaataaaaataaacaatttttatttaaaaaagataatacaCAGCAACAAGAAACCTTCCTTTCAAATACTCCAAAGTCAAAAAAGGAATCTAGCAATTCAAGAAAAAGGATGGTAGAAGAAGTAAATGTAGAttatgatattaaaaaaattacaaatacATCAGAAAATAGTGGTCCAAATAAAGTccaagaatatattttatatagaaGAAATTCATCTAGTGTAATACCCAATGTaggaaataataatgataaaaacaaaaatgtcAGGAATGATgacgatgatgatgatgaagaagaagatgatgaagatgtaGATGATGACgaagataataatgaagatgatAACGAAGAGGAAGATGATGAGGAGGATGATAAAAATCAAAGTTCaacttataataataataagaaaaaaaagacaaataATACAAGTAGAAATAgcagtaataataatagtaataaaaataaaaataataaaagtggtAATAATATTCATCAAGCTAGTAACTTACTATatcaaaatttattaaataaccCGCAAAATCTTTTACAGCATTTAAATTTGGAAGATGTGAAGAATTTCTTAAAAGCAGCAGACAGAAGTAATAATGATAACGTACCAGAAATTaactaa
- a CDS encoding sphingomyelin synthase 1, putative produces the protein MIEGNINSKSTHENTPNNKIEKNFIKEKDIIQDDTIKILIEHNNSFNDESTNYITTFNDIKDKHYNHNDSYSDNKGKIKTMRHYFEEQENIKKSIEIKNCPYKKKMLKIFLTRLFYATIIGIIGICIQCYFIILSDTYYKTGDEPLKDRMHEIFKEIPAFMNTPFVNGSIMFFLFITLLRFGLFCPLLLSITILIRIILMLSFIYCIRSFFIYVTTLPCPIPTCQPLKHKTFVENLYTFYLIITAQVYECTDLVISGHTAFTTLLTFFWFFYERNIYVKTTIFFYSIYIYIIIIISRFHYTVDVLMGYVFGGSVFLFYHYLIDVAARRYALNTSVYPQTYGFSGSFTDRFRVFQYFIRALTYLEALDHRMKFALSYDKEWNCFCTCVPVNKSSLLIKKKNVRNEEYYDFSEHFYHSYAGNGTYNLSTIRNIIKEFKRFFGMNKKN, from the exons atgatagaaggaaatataaattcaaaaTCTACTCATGAGAATACaccaaataataaaatagaaaaaaattttataaaagaaaaggatATAATTCAAGATGatacaataaaaattttgataGAACATAATAATTCATTCAATGATGAAAGtacaaattatataacaaCTTTTAATGATATTAAAGACAAACATTACAACCATAATGATTCTTATTCTGAtaataaaggaaaaataaaaacaatgc GCCATTATTTTGAAGAACaagaaaacataaaaaaatcaattgaaataaaaaattgcccatataaaaaaaaaatgctcaaaatatttttaacacGTTTGTTTTATGCTACTATAATAGGAATAATAGGTATATGTATACAatgttattttatcatattaagtgacacatattataaaacagGTGATGAACCATTAAAAGATAGGATGcatgaaatatttaaagaaattcCTGCATTTATGAATACCCCTTTTGTAAATGGTAGTATTAtgttttttctatttataacattattAAGATTCGGATTATTCTGTCCacttttattatcaataacTATTTTAATACGAATTATACTTatgttatcatttatatattgcataagatcattttttatttatgtaacGACACTTCCATGTCCTATCCCTACATGTCAACcattaaaacataaaacGTTTGTTGAAAATTTGTATACATTTTATCTTATTATAACTGCACAAGTTTATGAATGTACCGATTTAGTTATATCAGGACATACAGCATTTACAAcattattaacatttttttgGTTCTTTTatgaaagaaatatatatgtgaaaactaccattttcttttatagtatctatatatacattataataataatatcacgATTTCATTATACTGTTGATGTATTAATGGGATATGTTTTTGGAGGttctgtatttttattttatcactACCTTATAGATGTAGCAGCAAGAAGATACGCTTTAAATACATCCGTTTACCCTcaa aCGTATGGATTTTCTGGATCATTCACAGATCGATTTAGAGTGtttcaatattttataagagCATTAACATATTTAGAAGCTTTAGATCATCGAATGAAATTTGCATTGTCATATGACAAAGAGTGG AATTGTTTTTGTACCTGTGTACCAGTAAATAAAAGTAGTCttcttattaaaaaaaaaaatgtacgTAATGAAGAATATTACGATTTCAGCgaacatttttatcattcataCGCTGGAAATGGTACCTATAACTTATCAACAATacgaaatataataaaggaaTTTAAACGTTTTTTTggaatgaataaaaaaaactaa
- a CDS encoding anaphase promoting complex subunit, putative: MAHITVKRIHAVARWKWIGSTNDSVCAICNSSLENTCTSCIRPGNGCPPAFGICGHHFHLHCMEKWIKQNKLTCPCCRADWYYETQQLN; this comes from the coding sequence atggctCATATAACAGTAAAAAGAATTCATGCAGTTGCAAGATGGAAATGGATTGGTTCAACAAATGATAGTGTGTGTGCAATTTGTAATAGTTCTTTAGAAAATACATGTACTAGTTGTATACGTCCAGGAAATGGTTGTCCTCCTGCATTTGGAATATGTGgtcatcattttcatttacatTGTATGGAAAAATGGATTAAACAAAACAAATTAACTTGTCCTTGTTGTAGAGCCGATTGGTATTATGAGACCCAACAGCTtaattaa
- a CDS encoding N-acetylglucosaminylphosphatidylinositol deacetylase, putative has translation MSYCISLAIVLTIFSLLLYIIINYLNKKKYNFSNLLGNKNISIIVAHPDDELMFFFPTIKFLFDKKKKKNIFLLSLSNGNYYGYGNIREKELYKVWSYIGGEKNNCHIWNDNKIQDGWIYWDQQYISKLIKNYCTQYDIKTIFTFDNYGVSGHPNHISTFNSIRMLSNMKDIDIYTLKSTNILYKYMSFFSYPFITNKRFVIWSFNPLFLLRLMFFYKSQLVYYRILFCIFSQYVYFNTFDLLKTHTNGGL, from the exons ATGTCTTACTGTATCTCCCTTGCTATAGTCTTGACAATTTTCTcattactattatatataataattaattatttaaataagaaaaaatataacttcTCTAATTTGTTGGGAAATAAAAACATCAGTATTATCGTAGCACATCCAGACGATGAgcttatgtttttttttccaactataaaatttttgtttgataaaaaaaaaaaaaaaaatatatttcttttatctcTATCTAACGGTAATTATTATGGGTATGGGAATATTAgggaaaaagaattatacaAAGTATGGTCATATATAGGAGGAGAGAAAAATAATTGTCATATAtggaatgataataaaatacaagATGGATGGATTTATTGGGATCAACAATATATTTCCAAATTAATCAAAAATTATTGTACTCAATATGATATAAAGACG aTATTTACGTTTGATAATTACGGGGTATCTGGACATCCTAATCATATAAGTACTTTTAACAGTATTAg gaTGTTATCAAATATGAAAGACATAGATATTTACACTCTAAAATCCACAAATatcttatataaatacatgaGCTTCTTTTCTTATCCTTTTATAACCAACAAAAg GTTTGTCATTTGGTCATTTAATCCTCTCTTTTTATTAAG gctaatgtttttttataaatcacAGCTTGTCTATTACAGGATTCTGTTCTGTATATTCTCTCa atatgtatattttaacaCTTTTGATTTATTAAAGACACATACAAATGGGGGattataa